Proteins encoded together in one Porites lutea chromosome 2, jaPorLute2.1, whole genome shotgun sequence window:
- the LOC140927361 gene encoding uncharacterized protein — protein sequence MKVTDYLSAVDAIEAIVDQGEGSSPCNPDAISEEGNKELSHYYTFLSVSHGREIEVYPNPYRKEEFNCTYRFTGPKIPFVPDAVWPMVANPNLSMYVNNTHAFRVAVEFNVKYTGLLISLDNVFNGHADQLEAAIGLMFALFKELEDLVQIPFDSHGDQHVGPNVGPTYDFTPED from the exons ATGAAGGTGACAGATTACCTCTCAGCTGTAGATGCCATCGAAGCTATCGTTGATCAGGGTGAAGGGAGTTCTCCATGCAACCCCGATGCCATTTCAGAAGAAGGAAATAAGGAGCTCTCACATTACTACACATTCTTGTCTGTTTCTCATGGACGCGAGATAGAAGTCTATCCCAATCCGTACAGAAAAGAG GAATTCAATTGCACGTATCGCTTCACCGGTCCCAAGATTCCTTTTGTTCCCGATGCCGTTTGGCCGATGGTTGCCAACCCAAACTTGTCCATGTATGTGAACAATACTCACGCGTTCAGGGTTGCAGTAGAGTTCAACGTAAAGTATACAGGACTGTTGATATCTCTGGACAACGTGTTCAATGGTCATGCTGATCAGCTTGAAGCTGCAATTGGCCTGATGTTCGCACTATTTAAAGAACTAGAGGACCTGGTTCAAATACCTTTTGACAGCCATGGAGACCAGCACGTGGGCCCCAACGTAGGTCCGACCTATGATTTTACACCAGAAGATTGA